One Panicum virgatum strain AP13 chromosome 3N, P.virgatum_v5, whole genome shotgun sequence DNA segment encodes these proteins:
- the LOC120663974 gene encoding uncharacterized protein LOC120663974 translates to METMAAAAPPQQRTGGITRRLARLLRRKRTPAGAGVAYSVAGDEFDDSLDSSINSLSKLKLSGNLAAAYTLDALFKNATEKKGAPAAAQVQTQAHAQPQPSPAPGPEAAAKHAFVASLFAGASAVKAAYAQLQLAQHPYDAEAIQAADAGLVAELTKLSDLKRRYTKDPAAAARSAAALAAHAEEQRHLLRTYEITARKLEAELRAREAEAARARGALADELRAARALEERAHPGRTLAALDDLHLSGLNATHFLTALRHAVKAVRGFARAVLDGMRAAGWDPAAAAAAVHPGASLRDPAGDARFALESYVALKMLAGFHRKDLGLSSLRARGAHDRRRFFDEFAALKSAPAAELLDHPAGGARWGALREFLRDRYRSVVHERMEAAFFGAGQQRAAWLAEFAEMARRVWLLHCLFWAFDGGASVFQACPGERFSEVFMENVSDADGGGSGSGAAPGGQVAVGFTVVPGFKVGRTVIQCRVYLSLSERRP, encoded by the coding sequence atggaGACGATGgcagcggccgcgccgccgcagcagagGACGGGGGGCATCACGCGGAGGCTGGCCAGGCTCCTACGCCGCAAGCGCAccccggcgggggcgggggtggCGTACTCCGTCGCCGGGGACGAGTTCGACGACTCGCTCGACAGCTCCATCAACTCGCTCAGCAAGCTCAAGCTCTCCGGCAACCTGGCCGCCGCGTACACGCTCGACGCCCTGTTCAAGAACGCCACGGAGAAgaagggggcgccggcggcggcgcaggtgcaAACGCAGGCGCACGCACAGCCGCAGCCGTCTCCGGCGCCGGGGCCGGAAGCCGCGGCGAAGCACGCGTTCGTGGCGAGCCTCTTCGCGGGGGCGTCCGCGGTGAAGGCGGCGTACGCGCAGCTGCAGCTGGCGCAGCACCCCTACGACGCCGAGGCGATCCAGGCGGCGGACGCCGGCCTGGTGGCGGAGCTCACCAAACTGTCGGATCTCAAGCGGCGCTACACCAAGgacccggccgccgcggcccggaGCGCGGCCGCCCTCGCGGCGCACGCCGAGGAGCAGCGGCACCTGCTCCGGACCTACGAGATCACGGCGCGGAAGCTGGAGGCCGAGCTCCGGGCGCGGGAAGCCGaggccgcccgcgcccgcggcgcgctggccgacgagctccgcgccgcgcgcgccttgGAGGAGCGCGCCCACCCGGGCCGCACCCTCGCCGCGCTCGACGACCTCCACCTGTCCGGCCTCAACGCCACCCACTTCCTCACCGCGCTGCGGCACGCCGTGAAGGCCGTCCGCGGCTTCGCCCGGGCGGTGCTCGACGGGATGCGGGCGGCCGGGTGggaccccgcggcggcggccgcggccgtgcACCCGGGCGCCAGCCTGCGCGACCCGGCGGGGGACGCCCGGTTCGCGCTCGAGTCCTACGTCGCGCTGAAGATGCTCGCCGGGTTCCACCGCAAGGACCTGGGGCTGAGCTCCCTGCGCGCGCGGGGCGCCCACGACCGGCGCCGCTTCTTCGACGAGTTCGCGGCGCTCAAgtccgcgcccgcggcggagctcctggaCCACcccgcgggcggcgcgcggtggggcGCGCTCCGCGAGTTCCTGCGGGACCGGTACCGGTCGGTGGTGCACGAGCGGATGGAGGCGGCGTTCTTCGGCGCCGGGCAGCAGCGCGCGGCGTGGTTGGCGGAGTTCGCGGAGATGGCGCGGCGCGTGTGGCTGCTGCACTGCCTGTTCTGGGCGTTCGACGGCGGCGCGTCCGTGTTCCAGGCGTGCCCCGGGGAGCGGTTCTCGGAGGTGTTCATGGAGAACGTGAGcgacgcggacggcggcgggagcgggagcggggcggcgccgggcgggCAGGTCGCGGTCGGGTTCACCGTGGTGCCGGGGTTCAAAGTCGGGCGGACGGTGATCCAGTGCCGGGTGTACCTTTCCCTCTCCGAGCGGCGGCCGTGA